One Fibrobacter sp. UWP2 genomic region harbors:
- a CDS encoding glycosyltransferase family 2 protein → MPKFSFVIPCYRSEKTITTVVEEIKSEMAAKRPGDDYEIVLVNDCSPDGVWNVIEKLAETENNVIGINLAKNFGQHSALMAGYGKCSGEFVVSLDDDGQAPLDSLNDLITKLEEGFDVVYAYYRAVKQNLFRRFGSWMAGLMGKFMLEPPKDFVGSSFYIARSFVIREMCNYKNSYPYLVGLVLRTTRKIGYVATNHRSRLEGTSGYSFVRLLGLWLNGFTAFSVKPLRVSTFLGFFFAIVGFIYAIVIVVQKCLGVIGVAGWSSIIALMLIIGGCILMMLGLIGEYVGRIYICINNSPQYVIKEIKGSLPNHFPIKK, encoded by the coding sequence ATGCCTAAGTTTTCATTTGTAATTCCGTGTTACCGTTCCGAAAAGACCATCACCACTGTGGTCGAAGAAATCAAGAGCGAAATGGCCGCCAAGCGTCCGGGCGATGACTACGAGATCGTACTGGTAAACGACTGCAGCCCCGATGGCGTGTGGAATGTTATCGAGAAACTTGCCGAAACGGAAAACAACGTTATCGGCATCAATCTCGCTAAAAATTTTGGGCAGCATTCCGCCTTGATGGCGGGCTACGGTAAGTGTTCTGGCGAGTTCGTGGTTTCGCTGGATGACGATGGCCAGGCTCCGTTGGATTCTTTGAATGACCTAATCACTAAACTGGAAGAAGGTTTCGATGTTGTGTATGCCTACTATCGCGCTGTCAAGCAGAACCTGTTCCGTCGTTTTGGCTCCTGGATGGCAGGGCTCATGGGCAAATTTATGTTGGAGCCACCAAAGGACTTTGTTGGTAGTAGCTTTTATATAGCTCGCAGTTTTGTAATTCGCGAGATGTGCAATTACAAAAATTCATACCCGTACCTTGTTGGTCTTGTTCTTCGCACCACGCGTAAGATTGGATATGTTGCAACGAATCATCGCTCTCGTCTTGAAGGAACATCAGGGTATTCGTTTGTTCGTTTGCTAGGGCTTTGGCTCAACGGTTTCACGGCATTTTCGGTGAAGCCTCTGCGCGTAAGTACATTTTTGGGATTTTTCTTTGCTATTGTTGGTTTTATATACGCTATCGTGATTGTGGTGCAGAAATGCCTTGGTGTGATTGGCGTGGCTGGTTGGAGTTCGATTATTGCTCTGATGCTTATAATCGGTGGCTGCATCTTGATGATGCTCGGTCTTATCGGCGAATATGTTGGTCGCATTTATATATGCATCAACAATTCACCGCAGTATGTGATTAAAGAAATAAAGGGTTCACTCCCAAATCATTTTCCCATCAAAAAATAG
- a CDS encoding ketoacyl-ACP synthase III produces MPITSYKNVGITAMAACVPKRVIDNYNYGLDLWSKQEIKKIVDKIGVYERRFADEKTCSSDLCFFAAEKTIADNNINRDDIELLVFLSQTSDYRMPSTSILLQDRLKLSKSTLAFDVNLGCSGFIPVLNIVYAMMEKRGFRKALILDGETNSKVYSAKDRREAFIFGDAGVAAIVERKEKFGASYFSNNSDGSRGDLIMIPAGGYRNRSSIETLTEKIVDEYGNVRSDEQGTMNGNDVFNFVIEEVPKDIRNLLGTVGENVENLDYYVFHQANMFINKYLIKKMNLNPEKIPWTISKYGNTASVSIPLTIVSELKGKLSGTHRLLLNAFGVGMAWSTAIVPFVDCKISDIVEI; encoded by the coding sequence ATGCCAATAACATCATACAAAAATGTCGGAATAACAGCAATGGCTGCTTGTGTTCCAAAAAGGGTTATAGATAACTATAACTATGGATTAGATTTATGGTCTAAGCAGGAAATAAAAAAGATAGTTGATAAAATAGGTGTTTACGAACGTCGCTTTGCGGATGAAAAAACTTGCTCTTCCGATTTGTGTTTCTTTGCAGCAGAAAAAACAATTGCAGATAACAACATAAATCGTGATGATATTGAGTTGTTGGTCTTTCTTTCTCAGACTTCTGATTATCGAATGCCATCTACATCAATTTTACTTCAAGATCGTTTAAAACTATCTAAATCAACCCTTGCATTTGATGTTAATTTGGGATGCTCTGGTTTTATTCCTGTATTGAACATTGTCTATGCTATGATGGAAAAAAGAGGTTTTCGAAAGGCGCTGATTTTAGATGGAGAGACGAATTCGAAAGTATATTCAGCAAAAGATCGCCGAGAAGCCTTTATTTTTGGTGATGCAGGAGTCGCTGCTATAGTTGAACGGAAGGAAAAATTTGGAGCGAGTTATTTTTCTAATAATTCAGACGGGTCCCGAGGTGATTTGATAATGATTCCTGCTGGCGGATATCGCAACAGAAGCTCGATAGAGACGCTGACCGAAAAAATTGTTGATGAATATGGTAATGTTCGATCTGACGAACAAGGAACCATGAATGGAAATGATGTTTTTAATTTTGTTATAGAAGAAGTGCCCAAAGATATTAGAAACCTTTTGGGAACGGTTGGCGAAAATGTTGAAAATCTGGATTATTATGTATTTCATCAGGCAAATATGTTCATAAATAAATATCTTATAAAAAAGATGAATCTTAATCCAGAAAAGATTCCTTGGACAATTTCAAAATACGGCAATACAGCCTCAGTTTCTATTCCTCTAACAATTGTGAGTGAGTTGAAAGGAAAATTGAGCGGAACTCATAGATTGTTGTTAAACGCTTTTGGTGTGGGAATGGCTTGGTCTACGGCGATTGTTCCCTTTGTTGATTGTAAAATTAGCGATATTGTGGAAATTTGA
- a CDS encoding SDR family NAD(P)-dependent oxidoreductase, which yields MRSMLYNPFSLEGKTILITGASSGIGQGIAIECSKMGAKVVITGRNQERLKETFDQLDGEGHVMIAADLNNDADIEKLAIESPVLDGLVNNAGRGLCKPVNFVKRQDLQDVYQTNVFGVIMLTKMLLKGKKISKGGSIVFTSSLSSYMTAAGLAVYASSKAAVSAYMRTCAIELGPKNIRCNAVLPGMVETKLINDGTYTDASKRADLELYPLGRYGRPVDVALGVVFLLSNASSWVTGLELIIDGGRKLK from the coding sequence ATGAGAAGTATGTTGTATAACCCATTTTCACTAGAAGGAAAAACAATCCTTATTACAGGAGCATCTTCGGGCATAGGCCAGGGAATAGCCATTGAATGCTCCAAAATGGGTGCTAAGGTGGTGATTACTGGGCGAAATCAAGAACGCTTAAAGGAAACATTTGATCAGCTTGATGGCGAAGGCCATGTAATGATTGCCGCAGACTTGAATAATGACGCCGACATTGAAAAACTTGCTATAGAGAGCCCAGTACTTGATGGCTTGGTGAATAATGCTGGTCGAGGTTTGTGCAAACCCGTAAATTTTGTTAAACGTCAGGATTTGCAGGATGTCTATCAGACGAATGTCTTTGGTGTAATCATGCTTACCAAGATGCTTTTGAAAGGCAAGAAGATTAGCAAAGGCGGGTCCATTGTTTTTACGTCTTCTTTGTCTTCTTATATGACGGCAGCAGGCCTTGCCGTTTATGCGTCATCAAAGGCTGCGGTGAGCGCCTATATGAGAACCTGCGCAATAGAATTAGGACCAAAAAATATTCGGTGCAATGCCGTTTTGCCAGGAATGGTTGAAACCAAACTGATTAATGATGGCACGTATACGGATGCGAGTAAACGAGCTGATTTAGAATTGTATCCACTTGGACGTTATGGACGTCCTGTTGATGTTGCTTTAGGCGTTGTTTTTTTGCTTAGCAACGCTAGCAGTTGGGTTACGGGCTTGGAATTGATTATTGATGGCGGAAGAAAATTGAAATAA
- a CDS encoding ketoacyl-ACP synthase III, which translates to MAFLSFPNVRIAGFAAGVPQNIASNLHPTEDDVMSSEYSPEDYVKTTGVLERRVSTILTTSDLSYAAAEQLIADLGWDKKEIGAIIFVSQTPDYILPATACILQDRLGLSKDCYATDMSLGCSGWVYGLSSVASLLTSGMIKKALLLCGDAKSRFRTTNLLRDPLFGSAGTATAVEYMEGDKGFDFHFGTDGSGFDAIITPDGGSRSPYTDKSFVQENINGKHLCRLQTRMKGMDVFSFGISVAPKSVKKLAEHYDFDYGSADYFIFHQANMKMNDMIAKKLKLPAEKVPTCMYKFGNTSSASIPLTIVSQLKGKFENESTRFICCGFGVGLSWGTVVFDTNDVVVSQLVEVADEEADEKYVV; encoded by the coding sequence ATGGCTTTCCTGTCGTTTCCAAATGTTCGGATAGCTGGATTTGCTGCCGGTGTTCCACAAAATATTGCTAGCAATCTTCATCCAACAGAGGATGACGTGATGTCTAGTGAATATTCTCCTGAAGACTATGTGAAAACGACGGGTGTTTTGGAACGCCGAGTCTCCACGATCCTAACAACGTCAGATTTGAGCTATGCTGCTGCAGAACAACTTATTGCTGATTTGGGTTGGGACAAAAAGGAGATTGGGGCTATTATTTTTGTATCTCAAACACCTGATTATATACTGCCTGCAACGGCGTGTATTTTGCAGGATCGCTTGGGATTGTCAAAAGATTGTTATGCAACGGATATGTCTTTGGGTTGCTCTGGTTGGGTGTATGGTTTAAGCTCCGTGGCATCACTTTTGACCTCTGGTATGATAAAAAAAGCACTTTTACTTTGCGGAGATGCTAAAAGTCGTTTTAGAACCACTAATTTATTACGTGATCCTTTGTTTGGCAGCGCGGGAACTGCAACAGCTGTTGAATATATGGAAGGTGACAAAGGTTTTGATTTCCATTTTGGTACAGATGGTAGTGGCTTTGATGCCATTATTACTCCAGATGGGGGTAGTCGCAGTCCGTATACAGATAAATCCTTTGTGCAAGAAAATATTAATGGAAAACATTTGTGCCGTTTGCAAACTAGAATGAAAGGTATGGATGTGTTCTCGTTTGGAATTTCAGTTGCTCCTAAATCCGTAAAAAAACTCGCCGAACATTATGACTTCGATTATGGTTCGGCTGATTATTTCATTTTCCATCAAGCGAATATGAAAATGAATGATATGATTGCAAAAAAGTTGAAGTTGCCTGCAGAGAAAGTCCCCACTTGTATGTATAAGTTTGGCAATACCTCTTCAGCTAGTATTCCGCTTACAATTGTTTCCCAGCTGAAGGGCAAATTTGAAAATGAGTCAACCAGGTTCATTTGCTGTGGTTTTGGTGTTGGCCTTTCTTGGGGAACGGTTGTTTTTGATACGAATGATGTCGTTGTTTCGCAACTCGTAGAAGTTGCAGATGAGGAGGCTGATGAGAAGTATGTTGTATAA
- a CDS encoding acyl carrier protein, whose amino-acid sequence MDINEFVKHFAEQFEDTDAAEFKADTNFHDLEEWSSLTALNVIAMVDEEYDVALKGADVEGSVTIEDLFNIVKGRI is encoded by the coding sequence ATGGATATTAATGAATTCGTCAAGCATTTTGCAGAACAGTTCGAAGACACTGATGCTGCTGAATTTAAAGCTGATACCAACTTTCATGATTTAGAAGAGTGGTCATCCCTAACGGCTTTAAATGTCATCGCTATGGTTGATGAGGAATATGATGTTGCGCTCAAAGGGGCTGATGTCGAGGGTTCTGTCACCATTGAAGACCTTTTCAATATTGTAAAAGGAAGAATATAA
- a CDS encoding GNAT family N-acetyltransferase yields the protein MVYPEVIHGMFVDLRSITLDDAEFSYNIRADKRNRDTVGQLAPSLEAQKDFIRWQMQEPNDYYFVVLNKKGERIGLVGIYDIHGDMGEFGREVNIGEPAERMEIGYLMACFCVQTLHINRISYVIYANNVGNINNAQKRGGVFIRTIERGGRSACYFEQDLRIETSGAQKVRQTLERLYKKHKNVLKL from the coding sequence ATGGTTTACCCTGAAGTGATACATGGAATGTTTGTCGATTTGCGAAGCATCACGCTCGATGATGCCGAGTTTTCGTACAATATCCGTGCCGACAAGCGAAACCGCGACACCGTAGGGCAACTGGCTCCGTCACTCGAAGCCCAGAAGGATTTTATCCGCTGGCAAATGCAAGAGCCAAATGACTATTATTTTGTGGTGCTGAACAAGAAGGGCGAGCGGATTGGGCTAGTTGGTATATATGATATTCATGGTGATATGGGAGAATTTGGACGAGAGGTGAATATAGGTGAACCTGCTGAACGGATGGAAATAGGATATTTAATGGCTTGCTTCTGTGTACAGACTTTACACATAAATAGGATAAGCTATGTAATATATGCGAACAATGTAGGCAATATAAATAATGCGCAAAAGAGAGGAGGAGTCTTTATCCGTACAATAGAAAGGGGGGGGCGAAGCGCATGTTATTTTGAACAAGATTTGCGTATAGAGACTTCTGGAGCCCAAAAGGTGAGACAAACACTGGAAAGGCTATATAAAAAACATAAGAACGTTCTAAAATTATAG